The Leishmania major strain Friedlin complete genome, chromosome 10 genome contains the following window.
GCTGTGGCTCtcgcgacgcggccgccgggACGCGACGGTGGTCGTCTTGCTACCAGCTTTGCTGCCGCCCTTGCGTCGGCTGCCCTCAGCCCCACGCGGCTTCACAGCATTCAGCTCTTCCTCGTCTCCCTCGCCGCTATCGTCCTCTCCATCACCACTCTCCCCAGTCTCCGCGAcgtcgccggcagccgccgcacccgcgcCTCGCTCACCTTCCTCCGTGGTGGTCGTCGGTGTGCCGGCTGCTACGGAGGACCgttcgccaccggcgccgtcagacgccgccaccggcggcgggATCGGGTTCGGCGTCCACGGGCCCGTCACGCTTGCCATCGACCCAGCGAAAGACGCGTGGCTTGCGAgaccgccgccagctgcagcgagggACATGCCGGCCATCGGACTTGCAGGACTTTGCGGGGAGGCCGCCACCCccggtgccgccgttgcgGTGGATGGGGAAGACGGGGCAGAAACTTGGGCGCCGGGGTTTGAGCCCTTCAGCCCGGCAATCAGGCTCTCTGGCGTGATCACGTCATGCAGCCAGGCAAGCGCGTCGGCCTCTgcgtcgtcggcagcggtCTGGCCAGGCGCTCGAGACGACTTCGATGGTGCCACCCCTGTGACGGCTGCGTCAGCTGCCGAAGCGCCGAtggacggcggtggtgcgttGTAGTTGATGCGATCCTCCATCACCAAATCGCGCTGCAGGTCGCGCGCCGTCTCCTCACGCTGCcgatgcagctgcgccgtccagTTCGTCATCGAGTCCAGCTCATCGTTCATCATCGCctcgagcagcgcggcggacTCGTGCACGTagtcgccgtcggcggcatTCAGGTCCTCAGAGGGACTGATGCCGCCAGCAGTGGACTTtcccgcagcggcgtcccGCAAGAGGCGCGCCTCGCTGGCCACGTCATCCACTTCTGCACCAGGCACTACATCTTCCTCACCAATGTTCACGTAgtcggcatcgtcgtcgtcatccaCGTCTGCGGCAACGTCCGAGGCTCTCCGCCCGCCTGCGCCACGACTCATCGCCTGCGCCATGAGGTCCGTAGCCGACACTACCGCTGATGTGTACGCAGGCAGCACCGTCGAGTCCGgcacgagctgcagcagcgtagGCGAGAAGAGCGactccacctcctctggcGTGGACACAACGTTTTGCAGTACCCGCAcccggtgcgtgtgctcaATCTCGTCTATCAGTTCGCTGAGGGTGCGGAAGTCCTTGGTGATGCCGAgggactgctgcagctcgcgcagccggTCTATCACGTGGTCCTCGAACACGGCATCGTAGTCGAGGTAGTAGGGTACAGTGGGCGCCGCAACCGAGTTGAAGACATCCACGCTGACGCCGCCCGCCACGACAGagccgcgccggcgcgcgtAGACGTTGGcgtggccgccaccgctgccgtttcCAATCGGACTCGCCTCCACCCCAGGCTGTGCCTCGTCCAGCGACACCACTGTTACATACTGCACTGCACGCACCTTgtccgccggcagcacctGGCGCATCAAGACGTGCAGCACTCCTAGCAAGGCCTCGGCAAAGCGCGCCACCGTGTGTCGGAGCTGCGCGGTGGTTGCCACTATGTTGTACAATGCCAGGGTCGAcccgcacacaaacacgacgtcgcagccgccgttGAGGCCCACCATGGGCCGAAAGGGGAAGTGGCTCGGCGCGGCGTTCGAGAAGAACATCTTGTAGGCCGAcacagcgcggcgcaccgtcTCCGGCGTGGCACTTCGGATGCGCGACTcgcccgccgcagcggctgtcCCGCGCGGGTggtggacgctgctgccgcgcacccGCGTCTCAGACGCCAGGAGAGGGAAGCCAAAAGACGGCACCTTTAGGTTcagctccagctgcgcccccgccacggcagccgaccgcagcagcagcgctccgtGTAGCAGAATGCGCATGGCGTCGCGCTTACGGGCCGGCGTCGTAGAGAGCGCGGAAACAACGCTGCGGTACTCGGCCCAAACCTCTGCCCAAGCCCGTACGACCTTGCGCTCGTTGCTGCCGACACCGGTGCTGCTACGCAGCcgggctgctgcagccgaaGCTTCAGCCGCCTTTGGCTTCGCgttcgcgccgccgccgtcgtcctcATCCTTCACACcatcctcgtcctcggcgtcgccgtcgcgctgcagctcactgtcctccagcagctgccccTCGCTGTTGAAAACCCGCTCATCGATCGCGTCCTGCCTGGAGAAAATGGCGAAGAGAGCGAAGGGGTGCACTTGGCTACTTGCGTGGTTGTGAGGGAGTACCAAACCATCCTTGACGTCCTGCGGCGTTGTGTCGAGCTCGGTGCTGAGGTATCCGGTCGGGCTGCTGAgttggcgctgcagcagctcgacgAGACGAcggcgggtgcggcgtgGGTCCTGAAGAAGCGTTATGTAGACCGGCAGCTCAGCGAACAGCTCACGTGGCACGTagctgtgcagcagctgcgggtgCGCCGAGCCGTTGCCCATCGTGAGCCGCGGCAGTCCCGTACGCAAGTCCATAAGTGAGACGCGGTGGGACCAGAAAAGCTCGAGCGCCTTGCCGGCCAGCGCTGGGGCGTTCTTGAGCACCTCGTACAGCAGGCCAGGCAtgtcgaggcggtgcgtcaagtgcagcgcgtgcagcgtcgccagcagcggaagcacacgcaggcgcgACTGCAGTCCAACACCGCCGGAGAGCGGCAGGTAGTAGCGCCTGCACGGGGCCGGGCAGtaggccagcagcagcggcgtggctgCCGTGCCGGCAAAGACGAAGTTCACCTGTCCCACCGCCGCGGATATCTGAGTGAAACAGGAGTATAGGTGCTCCTCAACGGACTTGCCAGTGGAGAGCCAGAGCGAAATCacctgctggcgctgctgctccagcgagGGAGAatgtgctgccgccgccgtcgcccggGCCGGCGCGTCcgcgtcatcgccgtcgtcggcatcACCTTCACCAGTGTCATCGGCAGCGTCCGCGTCGACGCCTGCCGCGCTGCATGCCTtgcgcgacgccgccgccgcgctagAAGAGTGGGCGAGATGTCCGagggcaccgccgcgcatgcCACCGCTTCCACCTGCCGCGCTAGTTGTCATGAACGACGACAGGGTCGCTGCGTTGCCCCACTTCACCTGCATCGCGCTCAGGGCTCGATCCACATCATCCACGAGGATCGAGGCGAGCTGCGCCGGAGCGGCCACGGCTGCTGACGACgcaccgcgctgctgctgctgctgctgctgctgctgatacTGGCGGTGGCCGGTGCCCGCGTTGTGCGCCGACTGCAGAAGGCTCTGGTACCGCTCCCAGGACCAGTTGTTTTCATGCCCCCACCAGTATACGCTACGCGGCGCACGAGAGTAGAGCTCCTCTGTGCGGATCAGGCACGGGCACGACGCGAGCGCCACGCGGAACCAGAAGCGGGCAGCGAAGGCGACTGGGTGATCATCCAGGTCCGGCAGGTACGGCGTTGCCGAGCCGCCGTAGCGCACCAGCACTACCTTGTCGCCCGGCCGTGTGGTGCGCTCAATGAGCTGCTCCAGCAACGCTGTCTTCCCCGAGAGCGGGCCGGCCTCGATGAAGTGGATGGGCttgtcggcggcggccggtGGATAGTGAAGCAGCGTTGTGAGTCGGTCCTCGAGCAGCTTCACAGGGCCGAAAAGTTGGTCTAGGCCAATGGCCTCCGCGGCGCTGAAGCCGTTGCCGCCGAACCGCTCTGGCTGCGCGATGACCTCGTAAAGAGAGGTGACTGCCAGCGTctcgatgcggcggcgcagccgatGCAGCATCGAGAGGTATTCCTGCTCGGTGGCGTCGtcgacaacgccgccgctctcgcgtGCTGTTGACGAAGGCGGGTCCGGCTGCCCCGACCACTCACCCAGCGTCACGTCTAATCGATTCGACCCAGTAAGAAAGGTGCCGGAGGCGTAGGGTGGCGGCGCCTGCACAGCCAGCCCACtcacggcaccgccgctcaACGACGCGTCCGCGGGCGACGAACGCCCGTGCGAGGTCGttgccgccactgcggccgcctcgtcgacggaACTGTGAAACACGAAGTAGCGCACCGGCACAGAGCGCAGCTCCAGCAAGCTACCGGCCCGCTTCAGGAGCCCTGGGACGCGGTCCAGGGCGAGGTAGCCGTTCTTCTGCAAGGCCTGCAGCTCTGGCGGCAGCTGGCACACCACGGCTTGCTCGAGCAGCTGAgtgaaggcggcagcgatgacgcCGTACGAGCGCTCGGTGATTTCGCGCTCCGCCTGGTCGTCGCCCCGGCCGCCTGGGGCGGCGCCCATCGCCGCATGGTTCGCCACGTAGTCCTGCCGTACGCTAGAGATCACCTTCTGCACAAACCGCAGGTAGTGATCCAACGTGCACGCCTCACCCGGCCGGAGCGTCgactgctgttgctgccgctgtgacGCGTTCGCGACGGGTGCAGGCGCCGCAACGCTGCCACCACAACCGCTCAGCATCTCGCCGAGCATGCGCGACTCGACGCTCTGGAGAGGGGAGCGTCCCGTAACATCGTTTCCGAAAActgcggcggaggagggcgacgagaCCGAGGATGCAGAGGCcatggagggagggacgcCACCACGGTTGCGCACGACTTCAGCTGGCATCCACTCCTTCCGCTTCGCCCACATCGCCTGCGAGGCCCGGTCGATCGGAATCTGCAACGAGTCGAGCACGAACTTTCCCATCACATCTGACACCCAGTGCGATAGGATGTCCTCTACCTGGTTGCTGGTGTTCACGACCTTGACCACCTCTGCCATGTACGCCTCAACGCTCTGCGCGACGGCCGTGTCGAGGGCACTGCGGGTGCGGGCCGACACCTTCACAAGCTGCGGGTGCTCGAGCCACTGCTGCAGGGACTGAATACCGGCTTGCTGCAGAGCCGCCAAATCTTGCGCTGGGGACTCAGCCGCCAGCCGGGCCGCCTGCTGGTAGTACGTGCTCTGCTCCATCCACTGCTGCCAATCCTTCCTGCCGCCCAAcgcgagcagctgccgcttcggTTGCATTGCCACAAACTCACTCATCGTAATGCGCTCGACACCCTCGGCTTGAGGGTCGATCAGAAGCTGCACCACCTTCGGCAACGTCAGCTCCGATGCAAGTGTTTCCTCCACCTTGACAATGTCCTCGACGCGTGCGTCGAGGGTGGGCCCACTGACTGCAGCCATTCGGCGagcgggggtggggcggaGCGCGCCgtcctggcggtgcagcgccactgaagcgggggcggcggccgcggcagcagctgctgcgctgaaCGCCccctgcgtcgccgcggctaTCGATGGTGACGGGGGCGCAGGAGCGGTGGCACTAGACCCAGTCGTTGCGGCCGatgacgctgctgctactggcGAGGGAACGGTGCCGACACCGCTCTTGCTACTAATCGATATGGGGCTGGTCGATGCCCGTTGTGAgactgacgctgccgctgctgttggtgcCGCGTCGGCCGCCTGCAAGATAGCGGAGATGTTCTGCGTGTGCAGCGGCAAGGCGGGGCTCTGCGAAGCGGATCGCATTGCGGTAACGCTTGAGGAGCCGatggccgacgccgccgccgcggtcgtTGCCGACGTCTCTGTACCACCCGACGGTACCGGGGACACGCGCTGATACCACGGCAGTCGGCTCGGCTCACTGCTGCCCGGTGGCTTGTACACGTAGAGGAGGGGTGCTGTggcagcgagcacgccaCCAGCGCGCAGCCAGGCGGAGCAGGACAGGCATCGCGCCGAATTCGAGTGACTGTTGCTGTCTTTGCACAGATGTGCGCCCGCGACGCCAACGAAGAAGGACGTAGCGATTCGTCGTCGGAGCATCTGCCAGTAACGGGGGTGCAGCGTCGGTCGATGTGAAAGCAGAGCCAGCACAGGACGCATGCACCCGCACGCGAGGGTGGAGGAGATGCGATGCTCGCACACCTGTGCGTCTCTGCCGTGCGTGGAAGCCGCTGAggcacacagaaaaaaaaattcacacgcacgctcacTCAAGCGCGTAGAAATAGgcgagtggtggtggctggtgacgcgtgcgcgtgtccttctccctctccctcgccgtcTCGATCGATGGCTGCTTTTTGTTGTGTTGTGGCGCAGCTTCTATGAGCTGCCACTTCGTGACGCGCGCGCTCGCGTCGTCCCCAAAACCCGCCGTGCgatgtggcgcagcgcgttgAGGATGTCTATGAGTGTAAGCGTACACGGGAGGCAGCGTgcgttgtgcgcgcgtgcgtgcgtgcgtgcagtgAAACTTCTATCACTCTATTATATGAAGGAAAGGTTAGCACGCCCCACGCGAAGGGcaagagtgtgtgtgtgctgtggtggtgcaggTGGACACAGGTGTGGGGATGTATGTAGATATATGGAAAGAAAGGGCgacaaggggggggggctggcCTCCCTCCTGTgcacatgcgtgcgtgtgtatgcgtgtgtgtgtgtgtgtgtgtgtgtgtgtgctgcaccggtTGCAACTTTGGCCTTTGCGCTAGAGGTAtgaagaggggcggggcaAGAACGGCGACGGCACACACTCACTACAGTGGCGCAGGCATACACGTACCCGTACACCggtacagcagcagctcaggTGAGGCGCCTTTCTTtctatatgtatatatatatatgtctgtgtgtgtctgtgtgtgtgtggctcgCCTGCCCGCCCGctcgtcggtgctgctgccgctgctgcaaggagggggtgtgggCGGATGAAAGCCTTTGACGAGTTCACACCTGTGGGCCGCATCCACAACAACACCACAGGGCGTGAGAGCATACGTGAATgcgacacacatacacacacacacacagagaagacggagaaaaggcggagaagagaagatGGACAGTGATCCTGATGTGAGAGAATGGACATGACcaccgctgcacgcacagcgggtgtgcgtgacgaccttcccccttcctgcatgcgcgtgtgtagcCCCTTTCACAccaaggggagaggggccgATGGACaagggcggtggtggcgaacAACTGCAACACACATCGCTGAAGCGTCTTCTGATGCGGCCCCCTCAACCATTGCCATCCCCTTTCttgttttctctccctccgtgcgtgtgtgtgtgtgtgtatgtgggtaTGTGCAGCTGCTTTACATCCGACCTTGCACTCGCGCACACATGCCGGTGTGTACGGTTGCACAGTTGCACCCACACCACACATCCCGCTGCACATGTGTGGAAAAACGACGCCGTCATCCTGACGCCAGCCAATGCACCGTCGCTGACCATAAAGCGTTCTCGGACAACCGTAGCTGGAAAGGGTGCACTCACATCTTTCTCACATGCATGAAAATCACGTACAGACGCCAACACCGCCAACGCCACAGCACCACTATCATTGCAATgtagaggggaggggggggggagtcgGCGAGgcaggaagggaggggagttGGACTATGTCACGAACTTGCGCGGCGCACCATCCATGCCAGGCGTGATgacctccgcctcctcccaaatctgcgcggcgcgctcctcgtcggcgcggGCCTCGTCAATGTGGCCCAGTGCCTCCCTCgcctcggcgcgcagctgGTACAGCGTGGCGGAGCGGTTTGCCTTGACGAAGGCCAGAGCGCGGGTCAGGTCGTCGTCGGCACGGTGAAACGACTTCAGTTTGCAGTGGATCATGCCGCGGGCCACGAGCACCGCACCAAGGGCCTTGCGATGGCGCTCCTTCTTTAGGTCGGCCCCCTCCGTGATGAAACTCATGCTTGCCGTCAGGGACTTGAGGGCCCCGGCTGGGTCGTCCTCGTAGACTTGGATCTTCGACCGCGTGTACATGGCCATGGTCAGCGCCATCAGCTTGTCAAACTTGGCGGACATGTCAATGCCAAACTTCTTCTGGATGTGCGCCCGCACCTTTGGATGCTCCAGCCACTTCTCGAAGAGGTCGATATCGCGCATGTAGCGGTTCACAAactcgtgcgcgcgcttcgTATCCTGGTTCTCCTCCAACACCATATGCGCACCGTGAAGCAGCCCCCAGTGCACGAAGCCGTTGAactcttgccgctgctgaatGTTCTCCTGCCCGTCGCGTTGaggggcgaggaggtggtcgACCTGGTCCTCCACCGTCATGGGGTTGCCGAACGCCTCCAGCCGCTTCTTGTCCTCCTCCAATGCGGCTTGGATGTCAAACATCACCTTGCTGTCAGTGAAGCCGTCGTCATCGATCTCGTCAATGGCCGGGTCGAAGCTCGGCGGTGGCACGAAGCGCCGCGTTTCCTCGAACGTCTCATCCGCCATGTGAAAGTCGGGGTTGATGAAGAAGTTGTCGCCCTCGTAGCTTAGCTCCAACGGCTTCTCTGGGCTGAACACTTCCTTCAGCTCCGGCACAAACATGCCGTCCAGCTTCTTCTTGTTCACGTCGAACGGGGTGCCGAACATGCGGCCAGACCAGTTCTGGTTTTCCGGCGGCCACCACTTGTCGCTCTCGCTGAGGCCCTCCTGCCGCTCCAGCGGCTCCTGCCCGGCGCGCTGCGCATCCGTGGCCCGCTGCACcatgcggcggcgcagctcagACGCTTCCGCGTCGTCTTGCCGCTTCTTGCTGTACTCCACGCCTCCTGGCGAGGCACCGGGTGTGGTCatctgtgtgcgcggcggtggcgtgttACTCGCCAGAGAGGAGGTGTGCGGGGAGACGCCGGGCGTGTGGCCGCTCGCGACAGGGCGGCGGGAGAGCATGGGGTCGTAAAGTGGCGGCGCACGACTGCGACTGccagcgctgtcgctggctccagcgccgctgccgccgacgacACCAGTCGCtaccgctgcagcagccgacgcGCGCGTGTCTTTGTGTGGCGTTGCTGCCGAGGATGACGATCTGTTCGAAGAGCCTCGAAGGGCTGCTGTCGTGTGCAGGCGGCGTCGGTGAGATGCCAGCGCATATGtgggcgacgcggcagcctTGCACGCCGTCGCGCGTGCAAAGGAGATGGCTTGATGCATGGCGGAGATGAAGACGAGGGGGCGATGCCCGTGTGCGGACGTGCCtggctgcgtgcgcgcgcgcgtctgtggAAGGGGCACACCGAAAGACGCCTTCTCGCTCAATGGCCGCGACGATGGCGAAGTGCAGAAATGCGAAGATGACGACGCGACAAGCTGAGATGAGGGTGTGACGCAGAGAGTAGAGCAAGAAGCATGCACGAAGGATCGGTGAAGTGGaacggggagggagggaagtgGGTGGCGCAGGCTGGTGCCGCCTTgacagccgccgcgtcggtggGCGCGTACACTCCCTtgccacccacacccacacccccaTCTTTTACTGTCCATGCGTTGCGAGCGATGTGCGTCTTCTCTTTCGCATCCTGCGAAAAACGAGGTGCGGCGTAGGCGGTGAAAGGCGAAGGGCACCTGTGCCTCCCCCACACCCAGGCCACAAACACAAgcgcccacacacagccacgTGGGCGCCAGAGACGACAGCAAgtcgaggtggtggtgatgatggtggtggtggtcgtggtggggCGATGGGGAcaggtgcgcgtgtctgtggtCAAGTGATGAGCATCCCGTCGAAGAAGTACGGTGGTGACAAGATGGCAGAACGTTCAAGGACTCGAGTCTTCGGTTTGGGTGATGTGGAATGTCCGCACAAGGTAGCGGCGGCACTCCTCCGCTGTCATGCGCTCTGCCCAGGGCTTCCGCAGTAGCGCCAGTGTGAGGTACTGCAGAGGTGTTAGAGCGGGCCCGCTGCAGATGAGGCCGCTGGTGCTACCGGTGCCACCGTTTGCATGAGGGCCGCGCGCGTgtccggcggcagcggcgtcgagaCCGATCGTTGTTACCAGCGTCaccatcgctgctgtcgtggGAGGCCCGACCGTGGGCAACACAACAGGCTGactcgccgcctccacgaAGCACTCGCGTGAGTGgtcctcttcgccgccgcagcgtggGTCCACGCACTTTGGGTACAGCCGCCTTCCGTAGAGCAGCTCGTACAGCGTGGCACCGAGGCTGAAGGCGTCGGTCGGACGTCCACACACGGCGtcacgcagcgcgcgcaAGTCCATGTATTCGAAGGTGCCGTACGAATCCTGCACTTCGTCCATGGGGTCCGGGCCGACAAGGCGGCAGTTGCCAAAGTCGGAAAGGTAAAACTTGACCGCATCCGTCGCGGGGCCCGATGCGCTGAagcgctgcagtcgctgctgcgaaggCCCGTGCTCGTAGGCGAAGAGAATGTTGCTGGGCTTGAGGTCGAGGTGGAGCAGCCCCAGCTCGTGCATCGCTGCGAGCGCCGAGCTCACGCAGTACACCATGCCCTtcgcaacgccgtcgctgcgggaGATGCCCTCCACGTCACCATCGCACAGCTCCATCACGAGAAACACCGTTGCGTCGCTCTGGGTCAAGTCGTCGTGGGTTATGGAGAGAAAGCGTGGCAGACGGACCGACTGCAGCCGTGCACGCGTGGCCTGTTCCTCTGGTCCCTCCGCAGCGGTCAGTCGCTCCATCTGCACGGCGACTTGCTGCtccagcgtcagcggcgcgtcCTCGACATCCTCTTCCGCCCCCGTGTGCGAGGCGCGGCGGTTTCCGCCACGGGCGAGCAACCGTACttccacctccagcgccgcctcttcggctcgcttgcgcagccgctggcgccactccagcgcctcctgcgccagcggcggcagcgcctcctgcgcatgCACAAAGAAGGCACTGTGCAGCGGAAGGACGTAGGGCACCTGCATCTCGTTCAGGAAGCGCATTGTGGCGATCTCGCGGATCGTGGAGAAGGAGTCTTCGATGTTGGCCTTGGTGCGCAGGATGACGGGGCAAGACTTCACCGCGACAAGGTCACCGTCCACCGTGAGGCAACGCCACACAAGTCCGAAGCTTCCCTCCCCAACGAACTCCGCCGAAGCGAAGGCGGCCCAGAAGTCACCGGCTTCGAGGAAGTGCATCGGAGACATCACAttcttcgccgcctccataAAACTCTTCTTCGTGAACTTCGTTGGGAAGAAGTCGCGCAAAAGCGTGTCGGCTGGCCGGCCCCAGTCCGGCAGCAccggggcggcggccccggTCTTCGCGTCCTTCGCGCGACTGCGTTTTTGGCCGGCCTGGCCGGCCGCTGCGACGTCGTCGGGTGAGGCGCCCTTTGTCTCGCCGATCACCACAGGGATTGCGGCACTCTGCGGTAGATGGCGGCAGTCTGCATTAACGCCCTCCTGCAGCggtgaggcagcggcggcagcgtgccctGCTGcgtgcacctcttcctccttcccctgcgccagctgctgctgctgatacTGCTGCTGGTATGCGTGGATGCTCCGGTAGAGGGGGCTGGAGGGGCGCAGCTCTGGATCCAAGCGGTTTGGGAAGATGAAGTCCTTCACGTGTGGTTTTTGCGGACTCTTGAGCATGTCGTCGTCATCCTCCTCGTGGGCAACGACTTCGTTCGCCCCTTCCACACGGGTGCCTCTCTTCGGCTTTGGCGGCTTCGGCGATAGCCCTTCGCGCCTCACCTCCTGATCGCCAGACTCCTTCGTGTGCGtctcaccgccgccttccggcgcgccctcgtcgtcgtcatcgtcgatAATCAACGGCAGCGATAGCTGAGAGCGCGCGTCTACGCCGGTGACTGGCGATGCGCGAAGTGGCGCAGGTAAGGCGTCTGCAACCGACGCTGAAGACATGGGCTGCGCTGAGTACACCACCCCgtcgagcgcgtgcgcgtttcgagcgcgctggcgcggtggtgcttcttcggcgtcctcgtcctctgtgTCGTCGTCCAGGTTGATGTAGCAGTGAGACGCTGGCCAGCTTGAGAGCCGCTGGAGGGTGGCGCTGCCAGCGCTGAGCGAGTGCGAAGGATCGGCAGACGTGTCTGGTGGACGTCGACGCGGGCGGAAGGTGGGGGACAAGATCTCGGCAATGGGATGGCTCTTCTCCGCTGGTGGCCGGCGGCGAGCCTGTACTGGCGACAGGACGGGAATGTTTGAGTGGTCCGCGCGaacgccagcgccgacgctgtcTGCCTTGCTCGGGCTGGGGCGTCGGCTTCTCAGTCGCCCAGGGGCCTCTGGCTGTTCTTCTCCACCCACTGCCACGCCCCCCTTGTGTGGCGACcccgacggcgagggcgatgcggcggcagctgctgtgcgttCAGGCGGCGTGTACACTGCGCCCGTCTCCGCGTCGATTTCCATCTTCACGGAGACGAGGGGAgcatcgctgccgttgtGGAGTGGCGCCGCCATCTTGGCCTCCCCGACACCGCCCTCGCCTTCGCTGTGGCTGTCATCACCGGCGTAATCGTCGTCATCCAAGCAGATCCACATGGTGCCAGGAGAAGCTATGGGccgcgttgccgctgccttcGTGATGAGTTGCGTCGACGGTCGACTGGCAGCCGGTGCCGCAGTCGACCCACTCGGCACAACGCGCAGTGGGGCCTGTGAGCCACCAGCCGCGTTCGCTGAGGCCTGAACGAGCGTCTGTGTTGCTTCTCCCGtggagctggaggctgcAGACGCAGAGTGCGCGGCGGGCTGCGTCTGTGACAGGGATTGGGGCAGGGACGAAGCGGCGTCGCCTTTCACGCCGCCTTTGCGGCCGTCACCGCGCAGAGACACCGGCGAGACGCTCAACGATTTGGGCAGCTGCGTAATCTGCGGGGAACGCCACACAGGCGGCtctcgcagccgcagctgctgcggggtcgttgtcgttgcgGCGTGACCGCcttcggcgtcggcgtcggaCTCCGTCATCACATCCATATCCACGAGCCGTGAGAGCTGCGATGAGGATGGGGAGGTGAAGCTCAGGTGAGGGCAGGCGTACGACgaccactgctgctgctgctgctgctggaagGGCGCGTGAGCAGGGAAGAGTGTCGAGGTCGCGGAGGATGTCGGCGCCGCGGGGTGGCTCGCCTCCACCGCATCCCCACCCGCCGTCCGCTTCAGCCACACGTACGACGAAGAGGGAGAGCTCTGGCGGCTAGTGTTGCCGCCCATACGTAGGTGACCTGCGGGAGCGGGGAGCGACTGGGCGGCAGACGCCACGgccttgcgctgcagcgacggcgaagcCTCATCGTCCTTGAGTGCCGACAGTTGAGCCGACAACAGCCGCGTTGATGCGCCGCGGCAAATGCC
Protein-coding sequences here:
- a CDS encoding putative protein kinase codes for the protein MYRKDVHDDATATRSSRPIVVVTINADESEQEDIDGEDTILFGSDVVDATRSDGDARQSQLDAPPPPHPPLVASTAVAVEQHLVMSPEVLPTHPLRLLLHGGASGRGSSTATLDLRGCTTPPPPLLQPTVRGTGKRTSYGNNNDADSRSRQSAERSPEALMADSESKPISHRWQRQLLAGGTPATQRLREKDALQDGGHRQAGSPPAHAAETVKQLFTEPARSISVTSTPADDSPNGTLIMSHGSEEDGVEEADAPGLHRRQRQHHQHLPPPLDVSSIATHSDSESRWSVGRATEGPPLPPGSATAVTPPPLPSLVPRASSAGGVQLFHRHHRHNSGGFTDGICRGASTRLLSAQLSALKDDEASPSLQRKAVASAAQSLPAPAGHLRMGGNTSRQSSPSSSYVWLKRTAGGDAVEASHPAAPTSSATSTLFPAHAPFQQQQQQQWSSYACPHLSFTSPSSSQLSRLVDMDVMTESDADAEGGHAATTTTPQQLRLREPPVWRSPQITQLPKSLSVSPVSLRGDGRKGGVKGDAASSLPQSLSQTQPAAHSASAASSSTGEATQTLVQASANAAGGSQAPLRVVPSGSTAAPAASRPSTQLITKAAATRPIASPGTMWICLDDDDYAGDDSHSEGEGGVGEAKMAAPLHNGSDAPLVSVKMEIDAETGAVYTPPERTAAAAASPSPSGSPHKGGVAVGGEEQPEAPGRLRSRRPSPSKADSVGAGVRADHSNIPVLSPVQARRRPPAEKSHPIAEILSPTFRPRRRPPDTSADPSHSLSAGSATLQRLSSWPASHCYINLDDDTEDEDAEEAPPRQRARNAHALDGVVYSAQPMSSASVADALPAPLRASPVTGVDARSQLSLPLIIDDDDDEGAPEGGGETHTKESGDQEVRREGLSPKPPKPKRGTRVEGANEVVAHEEDDDDMLKSPQKPHVKDFIFPNRLDPELRPSSPLYRSIHAYQQQYQQQQLAQGKEEEVHAAGHAAAAASPLQEGVNADCRHLPQSAAIPVVIGETKGASPDDVAAAGQAGQKRSRAKDAKTGAAAPVLPDWGRPADTLLRDFFPTKFTKKSFMEAAKNVMSPMHFLEAGDFWAAFASAEFVGEGSFGLVWRCLTVDGDLVAVKSCPVILRTKANIEDSFSTIREIATMRFLNEMQVPYVLPLHSAFFVHAQEALPPLAQEALEWRQRLRKRAEEAALEVEVRLLARGGNRRASHTGAEEDVEDAPLTLEQQVAVQMERLTAAEGPEEQATRARLQSVRLPRFLSITHDDLTQSDATVFLVMELCDGDVEGISRSDGVAKGMVYCVSSALAAMHELGLLHLDLKPSNILFAYEHGPSQQRLQRFSASGPATDAVKFYLSDFGNCRLVGPDPMDEVQDSYGTFEYMDLRALRDAVCGRPTDAFSLGATLYELLYGRRLYPKCVDPRCGGEEDHSRECFVEAASQPVVLPTVGPPTTAAMVTLVTTIGLDAAAAGHARGPHANGGTGSTSGLICSGPALTPLQYLTLALLRKPWAERMTAEECRRYLVRTFHITQTEDSSP